Genomic segment of Salvia splendens isolate huo1 chromosome 12, SspV2, whole genome shotgun sequence:
ACTGTTTCTGTTGATCAATTGTTATTAGTCTAATATATTTACGAATTTTTGGCAGTTTAGGGAATCCGGTTGCGAGAACTGCCCCTTCTTTCAGATGGAAGATGACCATGAAAGAGTTGTTGACTGTACAACCCCCAATTTCACAGGGTGTGTTTCCCTTTTGAGTTCTGAGTTTTCCTCTTTGCCTGAAAAGAAAAGCTTGATTCAAAATTAGAACCTCGTTTAAAAATCTACTGTGGAACTTTCACTGGTGTTATTTGTACAGGTTAATATCTGTCATGGACCCGACTAGGAGTTGGGCTGCGCGTTGGCTCCGCATTGGTATGCTTCTTTACTTGCTACTTGTCCTTTAAATATATGAAATCTTATTATTGTTGTTACTTGTTAGATGAAATATGTGCTTGTATGTATACATGACATGGGGCGCTTTGACTGGTAATATATCCTTGTCCAGTATTCATTTTTCTGTGCTTGAGATTTTCATTAAAACATTTTTGCCACACCCTGCATGCTGATTGCATGACTTTCATCAAAATCCTAATTCTGACTGCAATTTGAAGCTAGATTTTGTTAAAACAAAACTCACTAGATAATGAGTTGTTAGTAGATgaaattgttgaaattttctGAGGTTGTCAGTTCTTTTATCCAAGATTCATTTGGCGTAGATTTATATGATTTTGACTGCATAGTACTTATATTCTGAAAATGTACATTTCCTTACATGTGTATTGTTTGATGCATGTGATGATGTTTTAAATACACTTGTATATTTGTCTTTGCTATTTATTAAGATAAACTATGGGATTTTGATCATTTGAATTGCCATGGGTCTGTTGGAACAAACTATTCAGGAAAATTTGCGCCTGGTTGCTATACGCTTGCAGTCTCTGAAGCACTGAATCCCGACTTGCAGGTAAGCTATTAACATCCACCTTAAAATCTGGCAGCCTTATGTTGTTGGTACAAGTGATACATTATGTCGATCGGAAGAAACTTATATGTTGTGTTATGTGTCAAGAATGTTTTATCACTTTCTCATAAGTATCAACAACTATAATTCGAATCCCATCTTGAATCTGAAGCTCTTCATTGCTGTTTGAATCTGCACTCAATTCTTTTCGAAATGCGCTTTCCGAAGATCAGTGATTAATTTTCAGGTCTAGATGAAAGATAATTTAGAGCATACTTCTGATTCATAGTGTTTTATTGTGCAGAATATTTGTGAAGAAGAGCACGTGCCATATGTTCCTCCCAAACGTGTCTGACTCGCTACTCGACTGTTGTTTCCATCTGATCTTCCCTTCCGCCTAATCTAGCTGTTTAATATGTTCACCCTCTACCCAAAACAACCCCCAAAAAGTGAAAACAAAACAGAATTTGTGCTTTGTATATGGACGAATTTATGTGGGGATTCATTTTGTCTGTTTTTGTTGTGTGGGTTTGTAGTTTTTTGCAATTTGAGAGGTTGTGTTGGACAATTTCTCAAAAAGTACTAAACTAGAATATATGTCAGATTTCAAGTACTACTATCATAAGTTGATACTTAACTCACTCTTGTTTATCCTTTTAATGTTGCTATTCTCTCCAGATTTCAAATGGATAGTTCATTAGTATGCAAGATATCAGTAATGTTGTCATCTGCTAActgtaattataaaatttaattattatatagtttattttctttagaAAATTGATTTATGAGTGATTTTAAAGAGGTACTACTATAATTGCGTAGTCCAATATTCgcagaaaaatataaaaagtttacTAGCAGTAGAATTTTTGGCCTCTAGGTCTGAAAAACGCATACTCTAATTACAgaattttgtgtgtgtgtagtCCAATATTCTTTTAGTCGACTTACAAGTTACAAGAGACAATTGTTATTTCAAACTCAATATTGAAGCTTACTGCGAATTTGAcacaattttttataatattttaataatgtctCAACAATACAAAGAGATGAGATGATTGAACATATTATAGTATAGTGTTTCAAGTAACTCAACCATCCCAAGTTTAGAATAGTCATCACATTAAACACATCGATATATCAGCAACAGGTACCAAAACATGTGTTTGGTGATATAATAATCTTCACATCATTTCTTGAGGTGGGGGAAACAAGTGAAGAGGTCGGCTTTCGGATGCTTTGCTTCAGCATGCTCCTTGCATTTCACCTCCGACGTAGTGCAGATAAATGTTTGCATACAAACCTTGCACTGTAAACAAGATTCAAACCAGTATAGCTTAGCAAAGATGGTTGCAAATCAAGCTGAATCAAAAGAAGGAAGATAAGTCTGGGAGACGAGCAGTACATAAGCAAGTTCATGGCCTTTTGCATGGTAAAGCTATGTGATGAATACAGATTGTGTGTCACTGTGTTAGCTCATGTATGGCAAAGAGGTTATCTGGACGTAAATATTCAATAACAAATGACATTCTAGACATCTGATTCAAAATAATAGATCAGCCTGCTAAATTGTTAATACCTGACTGACATACATATTTCTCATTGAAACCTATAAATTAATTcatttccgcaagacaaattccATGCGAACAACTCTTTTATGATCGCCTATTACTCCTCAAGAGAGTAGTAAAAACATGGGGAACAGTAATCACTTGGTGTTCTACGTTTAGTGCTCACATCATTAACGAGCAATGCAATTCACAAACAAATCATGCCATCTCCATTACCACCAAGTCGTGTTTACTATTCAAGATAGTGTTATTATTCATCATTAAGTTATCTCGAATTGTAGAGATAATCAAGCGttttaggatatcccagctcCCAAGTTTCTAATCCATCTTAGCAAACACCAAACTAACCTATACTATTTGTATCCAATCTATGTTAATCATATATCATA
This window contains:
- the LOC121759712 gene encoding uncharacterized protein At2g23090; this encodes MGGGNAQKTKMAREKNLEKMKGAKGAGSQLEANKKAMNIQCKVCMQTFICTTSEVKCKEHAEAKHPKADLFTCFPHLKK
- the LOC121759399 gene encoding transcription elongation factor SPT4 homolog 1-like isoform X2; the protein is MVNQGGGGSVAVAQIPTSFGHELRACLRCRLVKTYDQFRESGCENCPFFQMEDDHERVVDCTTPNFTGSWAARWLRIGKFAPGCYTLAVSEALNPDLQNICEEEHVPYVPPKRV
- the LOC121759399 gene encoding transcription elongation factor SPT4 homolog 1-like isoform X1; translated protein: MVNQGGGGSVAVAQIPTSFGHELRACLRCRLVKTYDQFRESGCENCPFFQMEDDHERVVDCTTPNFTGLISVMDPTRSWAARWLRIGKFAPGCYTLAVSEALNPDLQNICEEEHVPYVPPKRV